DNA sequence from the Oncorhynchus keta strain PuntledgeMale-10-30-2019 chromosome 1, Oket_V2, whole genome shotgun sequence genome:
AATATTTGAAAACGTTAAACTAATTTACTGTCCTTCTACATGATTCATGGCCTCTCTAGAAGGTTATTAGAAAACTCTGGTTATTGCATAAACACATAAAGCAAGGTTACAGAAATAGCAGTAGGCTATGGCACATACCATACTGATGAGTTGTGACGATGAATCAGGTGAACTGTAGTGCTTTCAGTTGTGCTTCAGGTTAGCCATTTGACTGCTGCTGTGCAATGGTGAATCGTTTTTACAGACCTTCTGACGGTGGCCCTACATGTAATCAttgtttttttttgcctttacaaACAAGGATGGCCTATGGGGTTTAAATGAGACACGTTGGCTCCTGCAGTCGGCAGGAAGTGTGAAAATAAGAAGgttgttgtggtggaggtgtAACGAGGATTCAATAAGGCATCGAACATGTTTGTGAGCTATTTAGGGCTTCCAACCGTGTGACATCACTGACTTGATGTCATGAAACTTAGCCAAGTACTTTGTGCAAAAAAAATGAATTGAAAATAATTCAAATCTGAAGCCCTAAAATACTTTCCATCTCAATCTTTTAATTTACGTCTGTGCAACATTCACTTATGtcacaaataaaaaatgtaacttTCATGACTGGCTTTAATACCTAATACTCTGACCAGGTAAGTACATTTATGACAACAGAAAAAAACAAGGACCAACAACTGAGATGACATCAGTTACTCGGTGCTCAACAAGGACAATATGCCCGGTTCCACGTTAGATATAGCTAGATTCATTATTTAATGACAAGCTGACAGCTATATTCTTTTCTCTTTCTAAGATTGATTTTTTACTATCCAAGAAGACCCCCCAAAAGTGAAAAGAGTATCAAGCGTGGAGTATTTTCCACTGGGGCCCTTGTTGAATTCAGTCTAATGACATCACCAAACATGGGCTCATCTCTTAAAGCAGAACTCACAGTAGGCAGAACTAGTGCCACAGACACCCCACCAGCATTGTTTAAGGCGAGGAGATGTCGCGCAGAATGATGTCCGAGGGGGAAAAACAGTGTGCTTTTGATTtcagtaacttctttgttgttgttatattgtaAATGGAGGAGGCTGTTTCACCATTGGGGATCTAAACTTCAAAGTACATTGACAGACTCTTAGCTACAGACAGATAGTTGACCTTGCACTGACAAAACCAGCGGAGTGCTTCTCTGACTGTTAAACATTCTCACTCTGAGACAAGGAACTCACATTCTCCCCTTCGCCTCAAACTCTTGGACAAAATGATGTTCCCAAAATACACTTGAATGGTTTTTGCCCTGAAGAGATGAGGGGATGGAGAGTTTAATCAATCTTCCCTCACTATTCACATCCCTCTTTTCTATTCGTTCAGGCCCTGtaaatctctccccctctctccctgacggaAAGACTGCCAAACAGGGATGAAGGAAACAGTGATGTCATTCATTGACATAGCAAGCATGGGTGAGTGTCTAGAGGAGGGAAGTCAGAGAACATGATGAGCAAAGGGAACAGACTTTGAAACTCTTTGCCTGAGTTTCCTCCCTGTCTTAAGAGCATTTCAAATACAAAAGATACTGTAATCACAACACATTCAGATCTTGTGTCTTAAACTTTATGAAGCTAAATCTATTGCCTGCCTGGGGTTAATGATAGAGAGTGGTAAGAGTAACGCATTACTAAAAGGGTGAGAAAAAAAAGATATATGGTGAGGAGAGCCACtttgtccacaagatggcagtgtTGTATCACCACAACACACCAGTGCCTCATTCAAACCGATTTTTGCccgatttttgcccattccttgGTCGCTGGAGGGAACATCTGTTACCAAGTGCCTCAAATATAAGAATTCACATGTAATTTGTGAGCCAATTTATCTTGGTAAAATATAATAACAGATAACAGCTGTACAAACAGTCTGTATGGGTTAAAGTGCCCTGCTGGTTATCACAACAGTAGCTAAACGTTTAAATGAATAAAACAGATATCAACTTATGGTCCACTTCCATTTCCCTCATCCGGCCCAGCTCCAGCCCATAAACTCTCCTCTCATTAAATgtttattcaacatgtcctctcCTTGTTTCTGGTTCTACTTTTAATCCATCACAAAGTGAAGATTTCTACTGGAGTTTGGAGCAGTCCATGGCCCTACTGTGTCGGCGTGGGCATTGAGAGAGCTTTTTCAATCGTTCCCATTGGCTCAGGATCTATGGAATGTGTGTACTGCATAACGGGTAAGATAAACTGAAGCAGAGAGAGGCCTACACTCACACTTCCTTTTAGAGCTAGGCCCTGGGCCAAGTGCGTACGCCTGTCTCCAGTGTGAATAAGATGACCTCTAGGACAGGTCACGTCCATTGGTGCTGCACTCAGAAACGGGAATGAGTAGGGAACTATTTCTATTTTCTCTCGGATATGTTTAGACCATAAAATTGTGTGCATCCCCCGTTTATGTTCTCTACCACTTAGTCTGTCACTGAACCCTGGACATTGTATGTCATCGCCAAATAGCACCATCCCGTTGATGCGAACCACGATTTGACAAAAATCCTGTTCTCAGATATGCTTTTGCTGACATCTATGCACATCCCTCTGTCAAGGAACAGTAGAATGTGTAATGTTTCCTTTGGTGACGTGACGGTGTCTTCTTAGTGATTGTCACTGGAGTCAAATACCTAACCTCAAAGACTTGGCCCAACGTCAGCGGCACTGAACACTGGAATTGACAGTATAGCACTTCTACTGGTATGTACTGTTAAAGGAGTAGTAGAGCTGATTTGGGAGGTCAAACTACATGGCCTCGTCACTAAAGATTATAGACTTCATTGTCCCTCACATTAATGCTCGGGGACAAACGTCcaagcaactttgcacagccattgaggagtgggacaacattccacaggccacaattaacAGCCAACGAAGGCGATGTGtggcgctgcatgaggcaaatggtggccacagcagatactgactggttttctgatccacgcgcctaccttaaaaaaaaaaaaagctatctttgaccaacagatgcatatctatattcccagtcaagtgaaatcaatagattaagGCTTAGTGAATGTATTTCTGAGTGATTGAGtgatttccttgtatgaactgtaactttgaaattgttgcatgttgcgtttatatttttgttcagtgtagtttcgGAATTCCAACTGGAACCGGATAAGGCTTGTATGATTATGTGGCTTGCTTCTTTAAACATTTATCTGTATAGCTGATGAGCTTCACATCAACATGGTAAGAGTGCTCTGGAGAGCAGacaatactgtatgtacagataactaccaaaataaaggaaacgccaacacagagtgtcttaatagggcgttgggccgcCACGAGCCGCTTCGatgcgccttggcatagattctacacgtgtctggaactctattggagggatgcgacaccattcttcgaCAAGAagttccatcatttggtgttctgttgatggtggtggaaataCTGTCTCAGGCTCCGCTCCAGAATCTCCGACGAGGTGTTCAATTGGGTTGGGGTCTGATGACCcgggcatatggtttacatcctCTTCATGCTcacatcaaaccattcagtgaccactcgtgccctgtgaatgggggcattgtcatcctggaGGAGACCACTCTCATCGGGATATAAATGATTCACAATACAGTGTAGGTTGAAGGTGATCACTCAGAATGGCTGTGTATTTATTGGTGTTTTCCTTGCCCTCTGCTTGAGTGGACCTATTCCATGCCAGGAAAATGTGTTTGCTGACATACAAGAGCTTGATTAGACGTATGCTTCTTACCTCGGCCTCCCAAGCCCCAAGGAACAGGAGACCCAGATCCTATCTCAACGTCATGGTATAGTATTAATAATTACCCAACTCTGAATTTCTTAGCATCTAAACAGAAAAATAATATTACAGAAAATAGCTTTGTATGGTATTTGAGAaggtctatactgtatatcatgcAAAGGCACTAAAACTGCCATGTAGGCCTAATCTAGTTGAGAGAAAATATGCTCTCCTCTACATACAACGACATAAACATTGAATGGAGACTGATGAGAGATAATGCTTAATGTGGTATTGGATGGGATTCCTAGGGTGTTCACTTCACCCGTCGGCAGGGGTATAAGGAACGGGAACAACCCCAAGACGAACCTCGGGGCAGTGGAAAAAGCCACGGTAAACCCTCTTGTCTGTGGCTGTCAATGCTCAATGCAACACAGTACACTTCAAAGTAACTTGCTGGTTCCGTAATCAAAACACTTATCCAAGATAGGGTCACTCATGATCGTAAAGAAATGGATCCAACGGAATCTCCGGTGTCTCTCCACGGCGGCCATTTGCCTTGACAGCAGTTTATAGGTCAGATGTCATAATGCGGATCATGTCATCAAACTGTACGCTATAGTGGATGACGCAATGGAAACGCTCAGAAAACTATACCGGGATAGCACTGTTTTCCTTTGTTATTGTCTCAAGTAGATCATGCTCACGCACAGACGTCAGTTTAACATCTAGTGTTGATTAACATTTGGTTGACTTGTCAACTAACATGAAAAAATGAacagttttccatgttgattcaataGTGTCTTCGCATAGAGTTtttggttgaaatgacgtggaaataacattgattcaaccagtttccCCAGTGGGGCTGGTCAGATTGACCAAAGCTTTTGGATTCTTTTGAAATTATCAAGGTCCCTCAAACGTTTTCCATAGGGTTTAATGGTGAAATGTTGAATGACACCAGTATCCTATGCATTGTTTGGTCAGCTGCAATAGAACTGTCAGGAGTAGAGTCGGATCACACATTCGAATACTGTTGACACAACAAAGCCCACTCCACATGTCAAGTCAATGCTAGTTAAGTGTCATCCTACTTGAACCATTGTGAGACTACTTGCGCTCTGTGTCATTGTGAACTTGTTGTCCCTTAACTACCCAGTTGTTTCCCCCACATGCAAGCTCGCCCCTAAATCAGGCATTATTACTAggtgtgtcagaggaaagcccaaaagaTTGTCAAATAcgccagtcacccaagtcatagactgttctctctgctacttgcatggcaagcggtaccggagtgccaagtctgggaccaaaaggctccttaaccaAGCCATATGACTGCGgaataattaatcaaatggccacccggactatttacattgaaccccccatttgtttttacactgttgcaaacttgctgtttattatctatgcatagtcaccttgcccctacctacatgtacaaattacctcaactaacctgtaccccgcacattgtttgataaataaagtttgatttgattctacATGGGAGCCCTTACAACATTGTGCTCTGTGAAAATGAAACATGTAATGGAAATAGGtagggggcgtggatcagaaaaccagtcagtatctggtgtgaccaccatttgcctcatgctgcatgacacatctccttcgcatagagttgatcaggctgttaattatggcctgtggaatgttgccacactcctcttcaatggctgttacgaagttgctggattttggtgggaactggaacacgctgtcgtgcacatcgatccagagcatccaaaaCAGGCTCGATGGCTGACACATCTGGTGAGGTtgcaggccatggaaaaactgTGACAATTtcagtttccaggaattgtgtacaggtccttgcgacatggagcagtgcattatcatgctgaaacatgaggtgatggcggaggatgaatggcacgacaatgagcatcaggatctcgtcatggtatctctgtgcattcaaattgccatcaataaaatgcagttGTATTCATTGTCCGTAgcgtatgcctgcccataccataaaccccaacgccaccatgggacactctgttcacagCGTTCAGCAAATccctcgcccacacaacgccatacacacggtctgccatctgcccggtgcAGTTAAACCGAATTCATTCATGAAGAGCACACTTGTcaagcgtgccagtggccatcgaaggttaGCTTTTGCCAACTGAAGTCGTTTACGACGCCCAACTGCAATCAGGTCTAGagcctggtgaggacgacgagcatatgcagatgagcttccctgagacggtttctgaaagcttgtgcagaaattattccattgtgcaaacccacagtttcatcagctgttgggatggctggtctcagacaatccctcAGGGAAAGAAGTTGGATGTGGAGGACATGGGCTGCGGTGCCagttggaagtactgccaaatttgctaaaatgttggaggcggcttatggtagagaaattaacattcaattctctggcaacagctctggcggacattcctgcagtcagcatgccaattgcacactccctcaaaacttgaaacatctgtggcattgtgttgtgtgacaaaactgcacattttacattGTTTATatgcttttgtatatatagtgtggaGTCCCTATTTTAGAAGGGACTTTGGGAATTAAGTCCGTGATGTCATAAAAACACAAAACTCTAgtgaagggaggaagggatttCCACTTCCTCACAGATGGGGAAGTCTAGGGAAGGGGAAGGTTACTTTCTCCCATTCAGAGATATTATCACCAGGGTTAGCATAATGGCTACATTTatactgccttcagaaagtattcagaccccttcacttttcccacattttgttatgttacagccttattctaaaatggattaaataattttcaatctacaaacaatatcccataatgacagtgcaaaaacaggtttctttatgcaaatgtatatatgtaaatattacatttacataagtgttcagaccctttactcagtactttgttgaagcacctcaaaaaaaaaaaaattacagcctcaagtcttttgGGTATGAGGCAACAAGcatggcacacttgtatttggggagtttctcccattcttctctacagatcctttcaagctctgtcaggttggacggggagcgtcgctgcacagctattttcaggtctctccagagatgtttgattgggctctggctgggccactcaaggacattcagagactttcccaaagccactcctgcgttgtcttcgctgtgtgcatagggtcattgtcctgttggaaggtgaaccttcgccccagtctgaggtcctgagcactctggagcaggtttcatcaaggatctctctgtacatctttccctcaatcctgactagtctcccagtacctgctgctgaaaacatctccacagcataatgttgccaccaccacgcgtcaccgtagggatggtgccaggtttcctccagacgtgacacttggcattcagttCAAAGATTtcgatcttgtttctcatggtctgagagtctttaggtgccttttggcaaactccaagcaagcTGTCATGTGCCGTTAAattaggagtggcttccatctggtcactaccataaagccctgattgatgaagtgctgcagagatgggaaaaccttccagaaggacaaccatccagaggaactctggagctctgtcagaatgaccataaggttcttggtcacctccctgaccaaagcccttctccccgattgctcagtttttctgggcggccagctctaggaagagtcttgggggtaaaaacttatttcatttaagaatgatggacggCCACTGTGTTCtacgggaccttcaatgctgcagacatttttggtacccttcccccttcgacctcatggctttgtattcgctctgacatgtactgtcaactgtgggacattatatagacaggtgtgtgcgtttccaaatcatgtccaattgaatttaccacaggtggactccaatcaagttgtagaaacatctcaaggatgatcaatggaaacaggatgcccctgagcccaatttcaagtctcatttctggactccaggaagagtcgctgctgcttttgcaacagctaatgccgatcctaataaaataccaaatagtaaagagactgaatacttatgtaagtaacTTATGTAACATTTTTTCATATATACACATTTGCAAAactgtctaaaaacctgttttcgccttgtattgtgtgtagattgatgggggaaatgttttaataaatccattttagaataaggctgtaacgtaacaaaatgtgaaagaagtccaggagtctgaatactttccgaatgcactgtatatggaatCTTCAACATCTCCATTCTACTTGGTTTTCACGAAAATCTAGCAGTTTAGTGAacttcagagtggtggatcaatatAGAAATCTTGGCAATGGTGGCATAGCAATGGTAGGAAATATGGGTTTTTAACTCAAAATGTATGTTGGAAACACTGTCCTTTCATCACGGAATTTGACACAACACGTTACCAATGTCTAGTGCGTGTAATGCGAAACCCTTATTTGGGGATTCATTGGTCAAGAGGACCGGAATCAATTACACATTCAACATTGGTTTATCAACAAGGAAATAATAGCCTTGATTATGTCGTAGATAATTAATAGCCTTGATTATCTCATATGATGATGAGCAAAATATCCTGTGAAACAGAACTGGCCGTGGTTCTCTTTCTGGTGGATTGTAATCAGGGCCTAGGTTTGCTCAAACAAGCTGGTAAACCCAGTCTGTAACAAAAACAGTCGATTGACTGCTCTGAACTGGAACGCGAAGTAAACAGTGAAAATACAGAAAATAAATGGTTTTCCCACAATAGAAAAAGACAGAAAACAGTACCAAGATATTTTGTTTATTGTCTCACAGACATTTGTCATTCGCATTAGTGAGTCTGGCCACATTCATAAACCTTTCTAAAACAAAATACAGGCTTACAATTAAGTCATTTAGCGGACTCTTATTCAGAGACTTACAGGAACAataagggttaagtgccttgctaaaaggcacagacagatttttttcacctagtcagctcgggattcgaaccAGCTACCTTTCATGTCCCCCGGATACACAGGTCAGTCTTCCTAGATAAAATAAGCTGTGTGAATGGCCACATGTGTGGTTGGTCTGTGATAAGAGTCCACTGTATCTGTAGATAGGAATGTCACGCAATGAATAAAGGCCTTTGGGGAAACCTGACAGGAAAAGAGGTCAACTCAGAATATAACCTAGGATTTACTCTGGACTAAAATATATGCCCATCTTTTTTCATAGATTAGTATCAATACAATGTCACGTCACAGACAATTCATGGGCCCAACTTTTTCTCTCCAGATTTTTATCAAGATGTCACATCATAGACAATTGTTGGTTTCATAATTactataaaaataaagaaaatgggGCTGTTAAGAAAATGGTTGAAAACTTGAAAATAGTTGGTTTGGTACTAGATAAAAGGGATAAAGGGCAAAATTATTGAATGAGTGATTACAGAACCTGTTGAAATAACAGAAATGTTAAGAATTCTAATTGGAACAAAGTCATTAGGAAATGATTGTAGGCTACACAATGTCAATGAGACTAAAACAACCACAGAAGGACATCAGTGTGGTTCACGTTCGAGGTTGTCTGTCACAATATTGAAGTCACTCCGTCATGTTTGACCCCAAAAATCTTACGGGCAGAGCCTATCCAAGATGTATTTATGAAACCTTAGTCCAAAAAAAGGCATATCAAATATGCCTTTTTATTGTCACTTAAACGGGCTTTTCTCCAACACTTGCAAACTAATTCAATAACCATTTGCAGTTTGTGTAACATGGATTTCACAGAGCTTTGATCAATACTTATTTTGAGCAAAGAGAAAAAAATAGAAACAAGGAATTATGAAGCCATTACTGACTAGGTGGTCATTTTGAACAGTCTGATCACAAGACAAAAACATTACAATAACTATAAAGGAGAATATACCTTGTGTGGAGCATAAATTAGGTAGCGTTCATATGTCAGCATAGTGGAAAGAACTGGCTACACTACAGTGATCCAAATGTTGGCATAATCATTAGAACAAAACAAACCTGTGTAATATGACAAGACATAGATCTGGTAAATCATTTCTCTTGACACTGATATTTTTTAGACAACCATAGGTTATGAAATTAACCCCGATCCCACAATAGAAAATAATTTCACACTTTTTACAGGTCCCTGAATATGAACTGCTTGGAACAATATTGGCTCTTGACAAATTGCATTTGAGAGGTTGTCACCATTTAAATCTAAGCATAGGCTACAAAATGTGTTCTTACGATAACATTTCGTACTGTACTGACGCCTGCGCTTTAAACTTCCATTGAATGTGTTCAAACTGAACCTATGCTGAATAAAGGAAATGAACTGCTACACACCACAGCAAGCATTCCTTTAAGTTCACACACCACATACAGTTTGAATGACCGTgaagtgttcagtaatatgaaCAAGCAAGTATAAAAATAAATGTAGGCAAGCACTGCCATGGTTGTCTGAACAAAACACAGGCATCATTTAAGACATCAGCCATGGGCGACAAGCAACTCAAGCACAGTGGACTGGACTTGGATAGCAGTGTGCCTGAGCTGCAATGAACTGCTAGTGTAGATGTAGCCTAAAGTCTCTGCTCGGTTCGAAACCTGAGATTCAACACGTTAACAATGCAGCGCCTGGGCCACACGCCCCTCCCTCGTGCTCGGTCCTCACAGATACACATCCATGGTATTAAGGATCATATGGCGGCAGAGCGGACAGTTCTGCTGGTAGATGGGCTGGCGCAGCAATATGTTGGTACAGTCCCGACACAGACACAGGTGGCGGCAAGGCAGCAGCACCACTGTCTTAGTACTGTCCTGGCAGATTATgcacttcttcctctcttcctgctCCTGGAGCAGAGTCAGTAGGCTGTCCTTTGGGGGACCCTTGGAGCTGGTGCCCCCCTCCTCTGAGGAGAGCTTATGTTTCTGTATAGGCCTGTATGTGCCGCTAGAGCTGGGGAATGCTAGGTCCCACAGGTCATCCATTAGCTGGCGAGGCCGAGCAGCGCGTTCAGCGTGTGGTGCAGTGTCTCCTGCTCTACCGTCCGGAAGAGCCCTCTGCTCTCTGTCACTGGGTTCAGGTTGCCTGGTGTGGCCCTCACCCCTCACTCTGATGTTCCTGTAGACTGGTGTTATCGTTTGGTATAGGAGGCTGGCCTGCCGCTGAAGCCTCTGCCACACGCCCCTCCCCAGCATGCAGAGCCGATGGAGCACCCTCTGTAGGACCTGCAGGGTGGGGAAAGAGTTGAAGTAACCGACGGCGTGGCGGGCTCCAAGACGGGTCAGCTCAGGGTTCATGTAGATTGTGGCGGTGACAACAATGGCAGCCGTGAGAATGAGGCCATAAATGTTCAGGAGGAAGACGCTGACGAAAATGTGTCCGAGCAAG
Encoded proteins:
- the LOC127930602 gene encoding E3 ubiquitin-protein ligase RNF26-like; protein product: MILTNSMVKCWNFTVFCMVAMMDSVSLLAQGTVNMLGRWLQLLGGILESFKMVGYLSSHVLLHVRDLFHRGLLCGLCLLQQVWEGCGIAVSLVLYLVNTVVNLLLIGTQNVYSVVVSMWEAVSYPLQKAMELTLTLFTFLYSSLVGTSVVLWTPVRLALDFLGLLGHIFVSVFLLNIYGLILTAAIVVTATIYMNPELTRLGARHAVGYFNSFPTLQVLQRVLHRLCMLGRGVWQRLQRQASLLYQTITPVYRNIRVRGEGHTRQPEPSDREQRALPDGRAGDTAPHAERAARPRQLMDDLWDLAFPSSSGTYRPIQKHKLSSEEGGTSSKGPPKDSLLTLLQEQEERKKCIICQDSTKTVVLLPCRHLCLCRDCTNILLRQPIYQQNCPLCRHMILNTMDVYL